In Gadus macrocephalus chromosome 4, ASM3116895v1, the following proteins share a genomic window:
- the LOC132455607 gene encoding basic salivary proline-rich protein 1-like, which yields MGKNRRIKRQEGDQERDQETLSGDSSSSPGGQRPAQEEEATPDPDSSSPSPDPPPPRQVSTSSRNKERLRQVVNRWLETNEEEDDPDQGQTPLDQDQTAPDQGQTAPDQGQTAPDQGQTAPDEGQTTPDQGQTAPDQGQTTPDETQTAPDQGQTAPDQGQTAPDQGQTAPDETQTAPDETQTAPDQDQTADEPEPQRQGEGSGPFVAWLHQTADGPPRKDLAQVVGNLKVRVKGVRKLRVETETMDPGQTAEDPNQLPNVPDSPPTKPLAQVMGNLRFGLKGFQKLRVKPASTSRLDEEKPLGQPSGRSPLPGQTAPDRGQTAPDPSQIPEEPEPQHQGEGSGPFVAWLHQTADGPPRKDLAQVMGNLKVRVKGVRKLRAERETMDPGQTAQDPNQLPNVPDSPPTKALAQVMGNLRFRVKGLKKKRVQAPTTSRLDEEKPLGHPSGRSPFPGQTTPDQGQTAPDPSQIPEEPADRAPTKDLSQVLGNVRVRVRAPRKKRVKTDTTALTEQEGEKPLGRPSRQNPFRRIKMAWADPKAVITTVAPPNTPEHQDLVIEAEEEGEATAQVERTGLRPPVNKWLNRRMKEMSTFAARFQCGSCVH from the exons ATGGGGAAGAACAGACGCATCAAGAGGCAGGaaggagaccaggagagagaccaggagacccTGAGTGGGGACTCCTCGTCGTCCCCCGGAGGACAGCGTCCGGCACag gaggaagaggccaCCCCCGATCcggactcctcctccccctctccggacccccccccgccccgtcaGGTCTCCACCTCGTCTCGAAACAAAGAACGTCTGAGACag GTGGTGAACAGATGGTTGGAGaccaatgaggaggaggatgacccggaccaaggccagaccccCCTGGACCAAgaccagaccgccccggaccagggccagaccgccccggaccagggccagaccgccccggaccagggccagaccgccccggacgaAGGCCAGACCACCCCGGACcagggccagaccgccccggaccagggCCAGACCACCCCGGACGAAacccagaccgccccggaccagggccagaccgccccggaccagggccagaccgccccggaccagggCCAGACCGCACCGGACGAAacccagaccgccccggacgaaacccagaccgccccggaccaagaCCAGACCGCCGATGAACCTG AACCCCAACGCCAGGGAGAAGGCTCAGGCCCTTTCGTGGCCTGGCTGCATCAGACCGCAGACGGGCCCCCCAGGAAGGACCTGGCCCAGGTCGTGGGGAACCTTAAGGTCCGGGTGAAGGGGGTCAGGAAGCTGAGGGTGGAAACAGAAACCATGGACCCAGGCCAGACCGCCGAGGACCCAAACCAGCTCCCCAATGTGCCTG acAGCCCCCCCACAAAGCCCCTGGCCCAGGTCATGGGGAACCTGAGGTTCGGGCTGAAGGGCTTCCAAAAGCTGAGGGTTAAACCAGCATCCACCTCCCGGCTTGATGAGGAGAAGCCTTTGGGCCAACCTTCAGGCCGGAGCCCCTTGcctggccagaccgccccggaccgaggccagaccgccccggacccaAGCCAGATCCCCGAGGAACCTG AACCCCAACACCAGGGAGAAGGCTCAGGCCCTTTCGTGGCCTGGCTGCATCAGACCGCAGACGGGCCCCCCAGGAAGGACCTGGCCCAGGTCATGGGGAACCTGAAGGTCCGGGTGAAGGGGGTCAGGAAGCTGAGGGCGGAAAGAGAAACCATGGACCCAGGCCAGACTGCCCAGGACCCAAACCAGCTCCCCAATGTGCCTG acAGCCCCCCCACAAAGGCCCTGGCCCAGGTCATGGGGAACCTTCGGTTCCGGGTGAAGGGCCTCAAAAAGAAGAGGGTTCAAGCACCAACCACCTCCCGGCTCGATGAGGAGAAGCCTTTGGGCCACCCATCAGGCCGGAGCCCCTTCCCTGGCCAGACCAccccggaccaaggccagaccgccccggacccaAGCCAGATCCCTGAGGAACCTG CAGACAGGGCCCCGACAAAGGACCTGTCCCAGGTCTTGGGGAACGTGAGGGTCCGGGTGAGGGCACCAAGAAAGAAGAGGGTCAAAACTGATACCACCGCCCTgacggagcaggagggggagaagcCTTTGGGCCGCCCTTCACGCCAGAACCCCTTTAGGCGCATCAAGATGGCCTGGGCCGACCCAAAGGCCGTCATCACCACCGTCGCCCCCCCGAACACCCCTGAGCATCAGGATCTGGTCATCGAggccgaggaggagggggaagccACAGCTCAGGTTGAGAGGACGGGCCTCAGGCCCCCCGTCAACAAGTGGCTGAACCGTAGAATGAAGGAAATGTCCACATTCGCGGCCCGGTTCCAGTGTGGGTCGTGTGTGcactaa